From Arcticibacter tournemirensis, one genomic window encodes:
- a CDS encoding RNA polymerase sigma factor, giving the protein MNTISRFKELNKMIEGSRQKDSRQQELLYKAYAAKMFVVCLRYARDHMEAEDILQTGFIKAFDKIATYKNEGTFEAWLRRIMVNTGIESYRKRQRTIQIEALCEESFQVTYGLAEPSLDIKDLLKLVQKLPDNYRTIFCLYAIDGYSHKEISVMLNTTELASRAALCRAREVLKKVILNSEKLERVCLAC; this is encoded by the coding sequence ATGAATACAATCTCACGCTTCAAGGAGCTAAATAAGATGATCGAAGGCAGCCGGCAGAAAGATTCGAGACAGCAGGAATTATTGTACAAGGCTTACGCGGCAAAGATGTTTGTAGTCTGCCTTCGTTATGCCAGAGACCATATGGAGGCAGAGGATATCTTACAAACAGGTTTCATAAAAGCTTTCGATAAAATCGCTACTTATAAGAATGAAGGAACGTTTGAAGCATGGCTGCGACGAATTATGGTTAATACCGGTATCGAAAGTTATCGGAAAAGACAGCGTACCATTCAGATAGAAGCGCTCTGCGAAGAAAGTTTTCAAGTAACATATGGTTTGGCGGAACCCTCGCTCGATATTAAAGATTTGTTGAAACTGGTTCAGAAACTTCCCGATAACTATCGGACCATATTTTGTTTATACGCCATAGATGGCTATTCACACAAAGAAATCTCTGTTATGCTGAATACGACAGAGCTCGCGTCGAGAGCCGCCTTATGCAGGGCGAGAGAAGTGTTAAAAAAAGTTATTCTGAATAGCGAGAAGCTTGAAAGAGTGTGCCTGGCGTGTTAA